The following nucleotide sequence is from Bactrocera oleae isolate idBacOlea1 chromosome 2, idBacOlea1, whole genome shotgun sequence.
CGTGGTGAATGCTCTTTAAATATTACAGCacaatttgttgaaaaatatcACACTTCAAATAAGGCAAAACTCCAACCAAACAAATATGcatttcaatataatataaaacatacaaacatatatctacttgtataagtattttgtgaaacagaaaaatttgttgaaattatgATTGATAGTTCCAAACATAACTCAATTATATTCTGAAAACCCTTAAGTAGTTTATTCAACGATGctttttgcttgcagtgaacaCCTTTTGGTATAATAGTTGCATCCGAAATAAATTTGCTATTTCCCGTCGGTAATTTGCCGTTGTGAATTGTAAAATTACTATTTTGACTAGGTTAGTGTAAAAATTCTAAGCGCTAACAACAATATGTTGAAGCCAGACGAAGGCATAACTAACGAGATCTTGCTGGTGAGATAAAGCAGGTCTGCTAAAAGAGCAAGAAATCACTTGTTGagaaactattattttttatgaaaatttcctTGGTAGTTTGATTCATTACttcaaattattgtttttgcctTTCCCCACATTTATTAGCAGCGGCACTGTTCCGCCTGCCAGACTCTTATTCATCACATTTATTTTTCATCTTTaacaattatacaatatatatatatataaatatatgcgcaGATGCATTACTATTTTTCTATGAACACATTttccaaaacaaacaaacatattgcAGGTATAAGGCTACATGCGCGGtttaccacatacatacatataataatacagttATAGTCGTACTTATACATAGTCTTTATTTAAACCACTTTTTTCTCATAAAATACACAAActgaaaaattgatttttccaataattatgtacatatgaacttatgtatatttgaacCATTACATTGAAGAAATATTAACGTACTTAGCTACAAAGCACGCAGCTAACGATCTTTGCATTAAATAGATTTAAAGACATTGGTTTGTGTGGAAATACGTTACGTAAATTACTGTTAACATCATATACATAGAtactatatacaaaaatatgaaaataacaaatCAGAGAAAAAAGAGATAACTGGAGaaagattaaatatttaaaatcatttaGCACTATGCATATGCagagacatacatacaaatatcgcACACCAACTACAAAAGAGTCACAACTCGAAAAATGACAAATTTGCAGGAGGTGCAAAAATCAGttcttgtaaaaattattaaaattttacagtaaAATGGTCGTCCATAATGTAGAATATCTTCTACTTTAAAGAGCATTATACTCAAATATGATTGATTTTCGAGTTTGATAGCGAAATTAAGagatattttttgagttaacaAGATGTCATTGTTGCTGAAGTATTTTCGAAGAATGGTGCCGACTTGACAGTCCTtcgccggataaaaatccgggtgcGTTCCGGTTACTTGACCCGACTACCGAAGGAACAGTCGAATCACCGAATAACACTGTGATAATCACAGTTATTTGATCAAAAATGAGACATTTCAAATAATACGGATGTTAAACTCACTTATTTTTCAGATAAAGAGACACAACTTCGCAGAGCGCAGCAGAAAATTTACGATTAATTTAGCCAATAGCGACACAGCTGCAAAAACTACTCTTTAGTTGATACTGCACGCAATTAACACAAAAGTAGACCTAACTGTGATTTTAAAGTTAAGTGAGATAGTGGTGACCATGAAATTTCTTGGGTAGGAATAACTGTATTACGAATTAATATATgggaaaaaatcgattttgaaaatTCTTGAGTTGTGACTTTTTGTAGCTAGTGTGCAATATGCATAaatgatttatgtatatttcaacATAATTACAAAAGTTAAAATGCCCTAGTTAATaatgtttgaattaaaaaaaaaaacaattattttatcaCCTATTGGAATTTGTGGGCCAGTAATACAggaaattttacaaaagttcTTGATGTAAGTTCCATGACTTTGTAATTGtttgaaactaaatttaaattctgAGGAACgtacgaaaaatttaaaattcatttaataaaaagtttaagaaaaaatatatacaaaacaaatagAGTTTGATGATTACTagaaaaataaagtaattatataatatatttgtttttgaattggtTAAGTAATATATTACAATCAAGTAAGTATAATGTTAGACAATATCCAATTGATTGATTCataacatatttttggcatttgcGTGGTGTTTCGccgttaaaaatgtttatagttttagtttgagtaaaataaacttaaaaatactTCAACAAATTGAGAAACAGTTCACTTATTGCTATCTACAAGTATCTTAGGATTGGCTACTCGAAACACATTTGGCACCATACCCGCCAATGTGGTAAAAAGTTCCTCTGAAATATCATATGGCAAAAGCAATTGTAATGTACTAGAATGCAAAGAACAATAGGAGTTAGCAATATCGAATTTtgaaagtatattaaaaaaaaaatactcaccTCAGTTCCGCACCACCCCACGATGCCGATTCAATCATGAACCCCTTGGCGCACTTAAACACCAGCTCAGCCCTCCGCATGCACCACTGAACTGTCATATCCTCAGACATTTCATGACGCATCAGCGCAGGTATTGTTAGTGTCGTAACATCATGTCGGCTAGCTGTCTTTAATATATTACGTAAACCCAATATAACGGGATGGCGAGAATTAATCTCACTAGGACTATTGATGGGTTCGTCGgaaatcaaatgaaaaataacaTGCGATTGCGAAAGATTCGAGTGTTTGGTAATGAAGAAATCACcagtttttagttttgttgtgGGCATTTTAGTTGGGGAGCCTCCAGCGCTACCAGACGAAACTATACCTGTAGGCGGCGAAATATCATTATTTCCATGTCCTGAACTGTTGCTGTTCATACTTGGTGACGTCGACTCATTAACACTGAgattacatattaatttttcaactttttccaGCTGGTTGTCTATCTGCAAAACATAATTTTAGAACTtggataatttcaaaaattgtttatctTTTTTACCTGTTCGAAGTGAAACTCTGTGGACATGTTggcatttttaataatactcCTATTGGCCTGTGCCTGGATAGACGGTGTAAGAACAACTACACCACAAAGGGAACTTGAATATAAGCCCAATGCCATATTCAATCCATTTAAACTGCAcgtaagttttaaatattaaaatatattcaaattcaaAACAAGTACTTTACCTCTCATCAATATGCAGGGGACTGCAGAGATCTGTAACATCGGCACTTAATATGCGTATATTATGCATGTGCTTAAGTTGGGAGCCTAAATGTATTGTGAAACTTTCTTCCATCGACGGCTGTTGTGATATAAACATAGATGAGCGATTTCCTAATGGAGTAGCTGCCGGAGATGTCTCAAATATTTTGCCCACTTGACACGTAATCCAATCTCGATACTCATTGCGTTGATGACCTCGTTTCGCTTGTAACTCAGACTCGTACCGTTGTCTTATATAGTTTTGGGTGCTATATTGTTGTGCTAATAGGTTATTTATATCCTGTAAGCATTAAagtaatttaacaaaatatatgacATAAGGCAAAATTATATACATCCGATGTAGTGGTTATGTccaattgtttaattttaatatccaTTTCTTTTTGCTGTGTTGAGTTAAGCGTTTCAACTTCTTCATCCATCACAGTGTTCATATCTGAAATAACTTTCGCATAAGCTCTTTCACGCCTCAAAATTTCCTCTAGCGAAGATGAGTGTACCAACCTTAGGACCATATTATAAAACATTCAGGCAgtataaagatattttaatttgtaaagaATTTACCTATGGAAACTTTGAGCGAATATATCCTCGTCGCTTGGTCCAATGCGATCTGCGAATTGTATTATTTCATCTTTATATTGTCGTTCCGTCTTACGTATCACTGCTTCCAAGTCAAGCTCATTATTCCCTGCATGTTCAAAAAGTCTCTCGGCAAACTTAtccaaataaatttgatttgcaTCTATTATGAACTttcttaaagccgattttacctctacaatataatttaagtatatatgtatctgcatttatattttattatcatatCTTTTTACTTTTGTGCTCATCCAAGTAACGCTGCATTGTCTCCATGTCATTTAATAGGCGTGTAACTAACTCGTCCAGACATTCATCCCCACGTTCAAAAGGAAGCTCAATATTAATACTTACTTCACATTCTTTGTTTTCatgattattatatttatatataaactcaACAATATTATCCTCCATTCTGTAATATATTAAACGAATCAATGGAAACCAAGAGGAAGGTATATATCTTGACCCGTAATTTTGTTTATCAACAAAATACTCCCCTAAATAAATAAGAGGAATGCGAAAAATTAGAGCTGCAAAATaatcgatagttttattttcctctcactatcgatagtttctTTGACTATGgtcgatggtttatgccttaactgTTATGGTGTTAtaagagaatgttaatgaataattataataaaattcattaacattctctggtataagCCTGtagatttattaatataaacacATAAGTTTAAAAGCCAAAAGCATTCTATAATCCTCGTAGATGTACACCATAGCCAAAAATGCGACTGTAACCAGAGAACGTAGAAATAAATCCACAAATGATAGGAATGATCgaactgattgcattaatttggatATTGCTCAAGCATACTACTACTATATATGTAACTTGCACACTGGAAGAAATTTTCGGCataaaatttgttagaaaaacgaaaatcattataagtagtatgtagaagttgggggtagtattgccccgattttatctagttttaccaataccacatactattaacatgccgcgtactaataaaatgctcccagtgTTTCATtgaggtacctcacataccatcaccaatatatatggagtaaagtcagccggacatTTTAGGCACAAGATATACTGTGTAAAATAAGCTTTCTcattttcattaagataactcacatattggccgatatatgcggtatagtctgccggaagttcaaaattctttatatttaataaaaaagtttatattaaataaaattaaataaaattgttatatgggaagtaggcgtgattgtagtccgatttcttTCATTTTAGTACTTTGACATTGgaatattataataatgttatgtaccgaattttgttgaaatcggttcagcaggtcccgagatagatgatttcacctaaaagtgggcggtgccacacccatcgTCCAATCTttacaccggctcctataaagccctcttgcgGTAAGTCTACTAACACTGTTCAGTACCAACTAACAACTGAGATCCAGAACTCGCTAGATAATAATGAGGTTGCGATATGTGATTTCTTAGCCATTGAAGGTGCTTTTGATAATACGTCCCACGCAAGCGTGATCAGAGCACTGGAGAAATGGAACGTGGAAGCTCCTATATGCAGATGGATTAAGGTCGTATTACATACCAGTTAAAAACAATCGTCATCCCTTTCACAAAAAGAAGATATCTTCCGGGCTTTAGAGCTCTATCCCTTGGTGACAGAGAGCGTTAAGTGTCTAGGGAAGTTAAATACTTAGGTCTCACACTAGACTCGACCTTGCGGTGAGATAGGCACATGGAGCTAACGCTATCTAAAGCCACAaaggcactcatggtgtgcagatGCCTGGCCGGCAGATCCTGGGTTTGCAAGCCTAGTATCATCAGGTGgctgtacaccatgatcgtaaGGCCTAACAATAGGACTACGATAAAATATGAAGCGGTGGTCTGGGCATCGAGAGCATTGCAGACTTCGATAGATCTTCAactatcgaagctgcaaagacttgcatGCGTCTGCGCCACTGGGGCAATGCGCACCTGCCCCACCGCAGCACTTGAGGTCATGCTAGAGCTCACACCGCTCCATTTAGTTATTATACAGACTGCGAAGCATACCTTGCTTCTTATGAGAGCAGTGGGGTATGGAAAAGGGAAGCCACTGGCCCTTCCTTCAAGAGACGGCGCAACGAAGAGGGTAAAATTtacgaaaaagtttaaagttactCTCGGCAGTAAGGCGGACTGGAGCGATTACATGCTCGACCAACTGCTGAGAGGCAGCACTATTCAGTGGTAcactgacggctcgaaaacAGCGGAAAGAATTGGAGCTGGCATTGCGGGACCGCATACCAAGCTTTCCATTCCCATGGGTTGTTTTCCGAGAATCTTTCAGGCAGAAGTATTTGCCATAAGTCAGTGTGCAGTAATACTTGTAAATCTCCAATGCAACTACCGTAATAAGATTATCGCTTTACTCAGCGATAGCCAAGCGGTGCTAAAAGCGATATCGGCCTACGAGATTCGATCGCTACTAGTGGAGGAGTGCATAGGAAGGCTGAACCGCCTATCAGCTTGCAACTGTGTACACCTGATCTGCCGGAGCATAGAGGGGTAGTCAGTACCGAGTTGGCAGACGAACTCGCCCACTATGGTGCTGCTTCCACAATGATGGTGCCAGAACCATGTATTGCGGTGGAGCCCCATACAATAAAGGAGGTGGTCCGCATGGAGGAGAGAGCGAGCAGAGGTAGTCACTGGCAGCAAGCAACAGGGATGAGTCGTGCTAAACTGCTACTGGGAGGGATCAATCTAGCCAGATTCAGAGCTATGATAAACCTCCCCAGAGACATTTGTCTGGTTCTGCGACATGGGCCGGAAACACCAGAACACCTGATTCTAGATTGCAccgcaatttgtagacgcaggctcAAGGCCCTCGGTTCCATTTATGTGGACAGGGATCGCAttgcctcaatagcacccagcaagtTTTTGGAGTTTTTCAGGGTACTGGGACTTTAGGAATGCATGTGATGGAGGGGAGGGCgcaatagaccctaggtcgcagtgCAAAACTTCATATTCTAATCTTTTCTCTTCTATCTAATCTAAGCGTTCTTGTGCCATCCtgcttataaaatttaatgtttctaacgcattaaattattgatttattatttttagcaatttttaacaaaaccgttatatgcggagtgggaatccgatttcacatattttcacaaTATTATAAGAAGGGTTTAAAAAATTTGGGCTTACAAAAGGTGTGTGCGCAGTTTATtccgcacaaattgactgacgaccaaaaattgctcagaattcaacattcgaagGACAGCATTAAAGCGTCAAAAAAGACCCGAACTTCCTTTACAAGATTGTGAATGATGGCGAAACGTGGTGTTTTTAATATCATCCCGAAACGAAATGCCAGGGTGCTGAATGGAAGGCGCCGGgcgagccgaaacccaaaaaatcgaggctggagaagtcaaaagtgaaaacaatgctgatttgtttttatgattccaagggtattgtccacaaagaatttgttccacccggtattctaccttgaagttttgaagcgtttggtattcgccgtattcgacgtgttcggcccgaacaTCGCGAAGATGGATGGTTGGCGTTTGTTggacgataatgcgccgtctcatcgatcgacgattatttgaccaaaaatcacattttgacaatcaaccactccccataTTCACCTGATATAGCACCGTGTGACTTCTACCTTTTCCGAAAAATGCATTTACGGATGAAAAAAAAGCGTTATATAGACGTGGAGGCCACTCAAAatgcttgcaccggcatactggcggccataccgggcaacaagctaaaacactcgttcgacatgcgtTTGGACCGTGCAAAGAGCTGTATTtcagcagaaggagactatttttaataaaattaattgattttgccgataaaaccatttgttctgtcttttttttaaaagtcctgtttactttcaAACGcactatttatacatatatacaagtataaccctatatataatTAGATTATTGTtgggtgatataaacaaccgttagttgaacaaaagtattatactctgtagccacATGTTGCGAAAAGATTTAAAtgattcccacaacagccggttccacgttaccggaattgacccggattttatccggctaagggctgttatttcggcgatcttaccctgtttggatcggtaagttcttGGTTAAATTTATCGttattggagcaacgcctatcagcagggttgctccgtatcctcctgacccgtgctggcatcgagtccaacccgggccctgaggaattttactgctgcgtttgcgctagaaggctcgatccaaactccacctcggttaggtgcaatacatgcaatcgatggagccatcttaagacctgttcaggccttaagacacatagggagtagaccacgagttacgtggccccattcTGTCAATGCAAtactgcgacatctgcctcaacggctctgcaacctgcaccatgttcgcgcactgcgccgctactccagtcgagtggccaagataggacctccacggccctaaggagctcacacagacagcatgactcccagtcttaccaaaaacgaaatatttaatatatagatcgccccagttacatgttgcccaacagaatatcacccgaacatagatgcgctacttcgtggtgaaaaccgtttggtgctaggcgactttaacgcgcatctcgatctttggcattcctgcctgtcaaacgatcgtagggggatggagctggcggaaaagattgacattctgcacaatgattGACGAAGctcccaccagaattatgggcacttgtaatagctcgccagatattaccatcgctagcggtggtcgttatctcgatcgagaaaccacCCGACTTTATTTCAGTGGATAACCgcacttttgttaactttaacaaggctaactgggtcggcttcacagaatttaccgagagcaccttcaacgcactacccattcctacggacgtcatcgttggcaagcgtcaattccgcaaggtgatcgctgctgctactgctcgcttcataccggctggaagaatcgcggaactccgccctaatttcccagccgagcagctgtactagcaaacgagctcgacaccttacgccatgccgatccctgtg
It contains:
- the LOC106614833 gene encoding FERRY endosomal RAB5 effector complex subunit 3, with protein sequence MEDNIVEFIYKYNNHENKECEVSINIELPFERGDECLDELVTRLLNDMETMQRYLDEHKKVKSALRKFIIDANQIYLDKFAERLFEHAGNNELDLEAVIRKTERQYKDEIIQFADRIGPSDEDIFAQSFHRLVHSSSLEEILRRERAYAKVISDMNTVMDEEVETLNSTQQKEMDIKIKQLDITTTSDDINNLLAQQYSTQNYIRQRYESELQAKRGHQRNEYRDWITCQVGKIFETSPAATPLGNRSSMFISQQPSMEESFTIHLGSQLKHMHNIRILSADVTDLCSPLHIDESLNGLNMALGLYSSSLCGVVVLTPSIQAQANRSIIKNANMSTEFHFEQIDNQLEKVEKLICNLSVNESTSPSMNSNSSGHGNNDISPPTGIVSSGSAGGSPTKMPTTKLKTGDFFITKHSNLSQSHVIFHLISDEPINSPSEINSRHPVILGLRNILKTASRHDVTTLTIPALMRHEMSEDMTVQWCMRRAELVFKCAKGFMIESASWGGAELSTLQLLLPYDISEELFTTLAGMVPNVFRVANPKILVDSNK